One region of Bacillus pumilus genomic DNA includes:
- a CDS encoding amino acid ABC transporter permease, which yields MDTIINAFPYLMDGLQTTLYIFVVAIILGFIIGLIVALFRLSPFKILNFIALVFVNAIRGTPFIVQLFFIYFGLNTLEFISLDRVPAGIITVAINAGAYFSEIIRAGIQSIDKGQTEAARSLGFTGGQNMRFIVLPQAFRRMLPAITNQAIISLKDTSLLSIIGIADIMQRGQVQASATFDPLNVWLIVGIIYFVIIYLLSLLASYAERRFDIK from the coding sequence ATGGACACGATTATTAATGCATTTCCGTATTTAATGGATGGTTTGCAAACCACTTTATATATCTTTGTTGTTGCCATCATTTTAGGATTTATCATCGGTTTAATAGTGGCATTATTCCGTCTGTCACCTTTTAAAATCTTAAATTTCATCGCACTTGTCTTTGTCAATGCCATCCGAGGCACACCATTTATCGTACAGCTATTCTTCATTTACTTTGGTTTGAATACACTTGAATTCATATCGCTTGATCGAGTGCCGGCAGGGATTATTACAGTAGCGATTAATGCAGGAGCTTATTTCTCAGAAATTATTCGTGCTGGGATTCAGTCCATTGATAAAGGACAAACAGAAGCTGCGCGTTCCTTAGGTTTTACAGGGGGACAAAACATGCGCTTTATCGTCCTTCCACAGGCATTTCGCCGCATGCTTCCAGCAATTACAAACCAAGCCATCATCAGCTTGAAGGACACGTCTCTCTTATCAATTATCGGAATTGCCGATATTATGCAGCGAGGACAAGTACAGGCATCGGCAACATTTGATCCTTTGAATGTCTGGCTCATTGTCGGTATCATTTATTTCGTGATCATTTATTTACTTTCTCTACTGGCTAGCTACGCAGAAAGGAGATTTGATATCAAATGA